In one Nitrospira sp. CR1.1 genomic region, the following are encoded:
- the nuoL gene encoding NADH-quinone oxidoreductase subunit L: MSDSFDLIVKLIPLFPLMAVIVNGLFGHRYSHDLAHRFAWGSVFMSFLCVLAVFTETLRTGTAREVIAYKWIFGGDLTINLAYLIDPLTCIMLLVITGVGFLIHVYSVGYMHGEAGFTRFFVYMNLFMVSMLLLVMGNNYVVLFIGWEGVGLCSYLLIGYYYDKVSAAKAATKAFVVNRIGDAGFLLAIFLVFVNFRTLDYTQVMQNAAQLSPEMATAIALCLLVGAVGKSAQLPLYTWLPDAMEGPTPVSALIHAATMVTAGVYMIVRNHAIFDLAPMAMTTVAWIGGLTALFAATIGLVQTDIKRVLAYSTVSQLGYMFLGCGLGAYTAAVFHLMTHAFFKALLFLSAGSVIHALSGEQDIRKMGALKSKIPWTHTLFLIGTIAIAGIPPLAGFWSKDEIMGHAFVHHHYLLYGMAAVGAFLTSFYMFRLTYLTFYGTSRLDHHTAEHVHESPMVMIGPLVVLATLSVIGGFPGVPPENGWFHHFLHSVAGVAGEEHATPPALILGLMGTATVIALLGWGLAHYFYSGPSVAAAALADRMPGVYTTLLNKYYVDELYDRLFVEPTKQLGRFCDWFDRTIIDGLVRSIDRGTDASSAAITWTEKHVVYAGLNVIGYANHLLARSWRRLQTGMVHQYAAIIVAGLFILVHLILLIWTGGGSTGYSAR; this comes from the coding sequence GTGTCTGACTCCTTTGATCTGATCGTAAAATTGATTCCTCTGTTTCCGCTGATGGCCGTCATCGTGAACGGCCTCTTCGGACACCGTTATTCGCACGACCTGGCTCACCGGTTTGCCTGGGGCTCGGTCTTCATGTCGTTCCTCTGCGTGTTGGCGGTGTTTACGGAAACCTTGCGCACTGGAACCGCTCGTGAAGTCATTGCCTATAAATGGATCTTCGGCGGCGATCTCACCATCAATCTCGCCTACTTGATCGACCCTCTGACCTGCATCATGCTCCTGGTCATCACCGGAGTAGGGTTTCTCATCCATGTGTACTCCGTGGGATACATGCACGGAGAAGCGGGGTTCACACGATTTTTCGTGTACATGAACCTCTTCATGGTGTCGATGCTCCTGCTGGTCATGGGCAACAACTATGTTGTCCTCTTCATCGGGTGGGAAGGCGTCGGACTGTGTTCGTATCTCCTGATCGGCTATTACTACGACAAGGTGTCGGCGGCCAAGGCCGCGACAAAGGCGTTCGTCGTCAATCGGATCGGTGATGCAGGCTTTTTGCTGGCAATTTTCCTCGTCTTCGTGAACTTCCGGACACTCGACTACACGCAGGTGATGCAGAATGCGGCGCAACTGTCGCCTGAAATGGCCACCGCCATCGCCCTCTGCCTTTTGGTCGGTGCCGTCGGCAAATCCGCCCAGCTACCCCTGTACACTTGGCTGCCCGACGCCATGGAGGGCCCGACACCCGTCAGCGCGCTCATCCATGCTGCCACGATGGTGACAGCCGGGGTGTACATGATCGTCCGCAATCATGCCATTTTCGACCTCGCGCCCATGGCGATGACGACGGTCGCATGGATCGGTGGCTTGACGGCGCTGTTTGCAGCCACTATCGGCCTGGTGCAGACAGACATCAAGCGCGTCCTGGCCTATTCCACTGTGAGTCAACTCGGATATATGTTCCTTGGCTGCGGTCTCGGCGCCTACACAGCCGCCGTCTTCCATCTCATGACTCACGCCTTCTTCAAAGCCCTCCTCTTTTTGTCAGCCGGGTCGGTCATCCATGCTCTCTCCGGGGAGCAGGACATCCGCAAGATGGGAGCCTTGAAATCAAAAATTCCTTGGACTCATACGTTGTTCCTCATCGGAACGATTGCGATCGCGGGCATTCCGCCTCTGGCGGGATTCTGGAGCAAAGATGAAATCATGGGCCATGCCTTCGTCCATCATCACTACCTCCTCTATGGCATGGCAGCGGTCGGTGCGTTCCTTACGTCCTTCTATATGTTCCGTCTGACCTACCTGACATTCTACGGAACGTCGCGGCTCGACCATCATACGGCCGAACATGTGCACGAATCGCCAATGGTCATGATCGGACCTCTCGTAGTGCTGGCAACCCTGTCCGTTATCGGCGGGTTTCCCGGCGTCCCACCAGAAAACGGCTGGTTTCACCATTTCCTCCATTCCGTGGCAGGCGTGGCAGGGGAAGAGCACGCCACCCCGCCGGCATTGATACTCGGGCTGATGGGAACGGCGACGGTCATTGCGCTGCTTGGGTGGGGACTCGCACATTACTTTTACAGCGGGCCATCGGTCGCGGCAGCGGCGCTGGCCGACCGCATGCCAGGCGTGTATACCACGCTGCTCAACAAATATTATGTCGACGAGCTCTACGACCGGCTGTTTGTAGAACCCACGAAGCAGTTGGGGAGGTTCTGCGATTGGTTTGACCGGACCATCATCGACGGACTCGTCCGCTCTATTGACCGCGGCACGGATGCCAGTTCGGCAGCCATTACCTGGACCGAGAAGCACGTCGTCTACGCAGGATTGAATGTTATCGGTTATGCAAACCATCTGTTGGCCCGCTCTTGGAGACGCCTACAGACCGGCATGGTTCACCAGTACGCAGCCATCATCGTGGCGGGACTCTTCA
- the nuoK gene encoding NADH-quinone oxidoreductase subunit NuoK produces the protein MIPLSAYVAVSAILFTTGLLGVLIRRNFIIVLMSVEIMLNAATINLVAFSHYLESMQGQIVALFIIAIAAGEAAIGLAIIIVVFRGKISTNVDEMNLLKW, from the coding sequence ATGATTCCTTTATCCGCCTACGTGGCGGTCAGCGCCATCCTGTTTACGACGGGGTTGCTCGGGGTCCTCATCCGTCGCAACTTTATCATCGTGCTCATGTCGGTCGAAATCATGCTGAATGCAGCCACGATCAATTTGGTCGCCTTTTCTCATTATCTGGAATCTATGCAGGGTCAGATCGTGGCCTTGTTCATCATCGCCATCGCCGCCGGCGAAGCAGCCATCGGACTGGCCATCATTATTGTGGTGTTCCGCGGCAAGATCTCGACCAATGTGGACGAGATGAACTTATTGAAGTGGTAA
- the nuoI gene encoding NADH-quinone oxidoreductase subunit NuoI, whose translation MSSKVMGMSVGALTKKVLQAALFYEIWDAMKVTFKHMFHRPITFQYPREQRTIPDGHRGALGLLRYSDGRDRCVGCDLCEAACPSRCIKVISQEDPERPLQRFASEFYIDITKCVFCGYCVEACPVNALAMTKMYEYSTHDKRTLLFDKKRLYEVGERHLEDAKKYLYTHNQEKNSDESREYRYYFPQSVLKPTQSQPKHLS comes from the coding sequence ATGTCGTCAAAGGTGATGGGAATGAGTGTCGGGGCCTTGACCAAAAAAGTTCTGCAGGCGGCGTTGTTCTATGAAATCTGGGACGCCATGAAGGTCACCTTCAAGCATATGTTCCATCGACCCATTACATTCCAGTATCCGCGTGAACAGCGCACCATTCCAGACGGCCACCGCGGCGCGCTCGGGCTGCTTCGCTATAGCGATGGACGTGATCGCTGTGTGGGCTGCGATCTTTGTGAAGCGGCCTGCCCATCGCGTTGCATCAAGGTGATCAGCCAGGAAGATCCCGAACGCCCGCTGCAGCGTTTTGCCAGCGAGTTCTATATCGACATCACCAAATGCGTGTTTTGCGGATATTGCGTCGAAGCCTGCCCGGTCAACGCGTTGGCGATGACGAAAATGTATGAATATTCCACCCACGACAAGCGGACCCTCCTCTTCGACAAGAAACGGCTGTACGAGGTCGGCGAACGCCACCTTGAGGACGCCAAAAAATATTTGTACACCCATAACCAAGAAAAAAATTCGGACGAAAGCCGGGAGTATCGTTACTACTTTCCGCAGTCCGTGCTGAAGCCCACACAGTCACAACCCAAACATTTGAGCTAA
- a CDS encoding molybdopterin-dependent oxidoreductase → MGLKPATNPDVEAATIELSIDGRTVSAKDGVSLYDVIASTGKIIPAMCYHYTFDPFGSCGMCLVMQEGKKAPVRSCTAKAAAGMVIRTDGDDLFAARKKAVEKHLSVHPLDCPVCDADGHCELQDMAFQHGVTNLANAKQKFIPEDTRSLVLDFNMNRCIACAECINVCKDVLMIDALQFMKKGGFNQVVAKGDQPLACEFCGDCLAVCPVGAITNKYSKYLYKPWQMKKTSTTCNYCGDGCQMHLETKDTEVVRVTSPLSWKNKWGDRSETAKGHGGLCVRGRFGFQYIDSQQRLRQPLVRTNDTLTETPWLDAMQTVIDRLSDIHRKHGPESIAGLITARCTNEELYLFQKLLRAGLRTNQLDSSARYGHLNYVHAVRHAVGIGRPLNDWEDLTKAKAILVIGSNITETNPLTAVRIKEAIRVYHAQVIVADSSNTNIAQLASHPLLVKPGTEALLIDGLVKAVIEQDLVDETSTTQYPQAFAALKQAVAQISLEQVATQTGISVEQIREVAAIFAEAPRAVALCAEGIVRRQNGYQNVLKLLDLAWVTGKLGQPGSGVTTVTEEVNEQGAIDMGVAPEFLPGQARFDDPGARERFGKAWDVTLPAIGTSANLLEILTRIQKGQIKALYVIGENPLATLPASMDVKGALEKLQLLIVQDPFLTETGRVAHVVLPAATYAEKDGTFTNLEGKVLRVRQALDQVGESLPDWHIMTALANGLGYDWPYQSPQDVQNEIMKLLPGYYNLGQPRRISPSADAYLSNGYSSEVATRYRRQPATADSSRPFTLMMGQILYHSGKMSTQASGLINIEPNNGRIRMNPADVEKLGLSEQSTVRLTSQQGSIQAGVKADPDVQVGSCFFPEHFNEPSIKDLMTTEADAVTGVPYFKSTRVTIEKVGA, encoded by the coding sequence ATGGGTTTGAAACCAGCGACTAATCCAGACGTTGAAGCCGCGACCATTGAGCTGTCGATTGACGGACGAACGGTATCGGCCAAGGACGGCGTCTCGCTTTACGACGTGATCGCCAGCACGGGCAAGATTATTCCGGCCATGTGCTATCACTACACCTTCGACCCCTTCGGATCCTGCGGAATGTGCCTAGTCATGCAGGAAGGGAAAAAGGCCCCGGTGCGCTCCTGCACCGCCAAGGCCGCGGCCGGGATGGTGATCAGGACCGACGGGGATGACCTCTTCGCCGCCAGAAAGAAAGCGGTCGAAAAACACCTGTCGGTTCACCCGCTGGACTGTCCCGTCTGTGACGCAGACGGGCACTGCGAACTCCAGGACATGGCCTTTCAGCATGGTGTCACCAACCTTGCCAATGCCAAACAAAAGTTTATTCCGGAAGACACGCGCAGCCTCGTGCTCGATTTCAACATGAATCGGTGCATCGCCTGCGCAGAATGCATCAATGTCTGCAAAGACGTGTTGATGATCGACGCGCTGCAATTCATGAAGAAAGGCGGCTTCAACCAGGTTGTAGCCAAAGGTGATCAGCCGCTTGCTTGCGAATTCTGTGGTGACTGCCTGGCCGTCTGTCCTGTCGGCGCCATCACGAACAAGTATTCGAAATATCTCTATAAACCGTGGCAGATGAAGAAGACCTCGACCACGTGCAACTATTGTGGCGACGGCTGCCAAATGCATCTCGAAACGAAGGACACGGAAGTCGTTCGAGTCACGTCGCCCCTTTCCTGGAAGAATAAATGGGGCGACCGGTCAGAAACCGCCAAAGGTCACGGCGGACTCTGCGTCCGAGGCCGATTCGGATTTCAGTATATCGACAGCCAGCAACGGCTCCGCCAACCCCTAGTCCGCACAAATGACACCCTGACAGAGACGCCCTGGCTCGATGCCATGCAGACCGTCATTGACCGGTTGTCGGACATCCATCGCAAGCACGGACCGGAATCCATTGCCGGCCTCATCACCGCCCGCTGCACAAACGAAGAGCTGTACCTGTTTCAAAAGCTCCTGCGTGCCGGTCTCAGAACCAACCAACTCGACAGTAGCGCCCGGTACGGCCATCTGAATTACGTACATGCCGTTCGGCATGCCGTCGGCATCGGCCGACCGCTCAATGACTGGGAAGATCTGACCAAAGCCAAGGCCATCCTCGTCATCGGTTCCAATATCACGGAAACCAACCCGCTGACCGCCGTCCGCATTAAAGAAGCCATCCGCGTCTATCACGCACAAGTGATCGTTGCAGATTCATCGAACACGAATATCGCTCAATTGGCCTCGCATCCGCTCCTGGTGAAGCCGGGTACGGAAGCATTGCTGATCGATGGGCTCGTCAAAGCCGTCATCGAACAGGATCTGGTCGATGAAACGAGCACGACACAATATCCGCAGGCATTTGCCGCCTTGAAGCAAGCCGTCGCTCAGATATCACTGGAACAGGTGGCCACACAGACCGGGATTTCAGTCGAACAAATCCGCGAGGTGGCCGCCATTTTTGCAGAGGCCCCGCGAGCTGTAGCCTTGTGCGCCGAAGGCATCGTTCGACGACAAAACGGATACCAGAACGTCCTCAAGCTGTTAGACCTCGCATGGGTCACCGGCAAACTGGGACAACCAGGCTCCGGTGTCACCACCGTGACCGAAGAGGTAAACGAACAAGGCGCTATCGACATGGGTGTTGCCCCTGAGTTTCTTCCCGGGCAGGCTCGCTTCGACGATCCCGGCGCCCGCGAACGATTCGGCAAGGCCTGGGACGTCACCCTTCCAGCAATTGGCACTAGTGCAAATCTTCTGGAAATTCTGACCCGCATTCAGAAGGGCCAAATCAAGGCCCTTTATGTCATCGGCGAAAATCCGCTGGCGACCTTACCGGCCTCCATGGATGTGAAGGGCGCCCTCGAAAAGCTGCAACTTTTGATCGTTCAGGATCCCTTTCTGACCGAAACCGGCCGCGTGGCCCATGTGGTGCTCCCAGCAGCTACCTATGCGGAAAAGGATGGCACCTTCACCAATCTGGAAGGAAAGGTATTGCGTGTCCGCCAGGCGCTTGACCAGGTCGGAGAAAGTCTGCCGGATTGGCATATCATGACCGCATTGGCCAACGGTCTCGGCTACGATTGGCCCTATCAGTCACCGCAGGATGTGCAGAACGAGATCATGAAGCTGCTGCCCGGCTACTATAACCTCGGCCAGCCGCGCCGCATCTCTCCATCGGCCGATGCATACCTCTCAAACGGCTATTCCAGCGAGGTTGCAACTCGGTATCGACGGCAGCCGGCCACGGCCGACAGCTCACGGCCATTTACCCTGATGATGGGCCAGATCCTCTACCATTCCGGAAAAATGTCCACGCAGGCGTCAGGACTGATCAACATTGAGCCGAACAACGGGCGTATACGGATGAATCCGGCTGACGTGGAGAAACTCGGCTTGTCTGAACAATCCACTGTCCGGCTAACTTCACAGCAAGGATCCATACAGGCCGGAGTGAAAGCCGATCCGGATGTGCAGGTCGGATCGTGTTTCTTCCCTGAACATTTTAACGAGCCCTCGATAAAAGATCTGATGACCACGGAAGCCGATGCCGTGACCGGAGTGCCGTATTTCAAATCGACACGTGTAACGATTGAAAAGGTTGGTGCGTAA
- the nuoD gene encoding NADH dehydrogenase (quinone) subunit D, producing the protein MAQFEDQRTTVYKIDPEHPESETLPTLRTEELLLNMGPQHPSTHGVLKVILELEGERLVKSTPVMGFLHRGVEKLAEEGTYHQFIPHTDRLDYVCAMYNNFAYCRAVEKLMNITVPDRAEYLRTIVAEIQRIIGHQFWLGTQALDIGAMTVFFYCFRDREILLDWFDELCGARLTTSWYRIGGVERDFTPSLFAKLKQFLDYFPPKIDEYVIFLEKNRIWLARTKGVAVISAEDALSFGLSGPTLRGSGVDFDLRKYEPYSAYPKCEFSVPVGKNGDTYDRYWIRVQELYESVKIIRQCLEQIQEGPIMADVPSVTLPPKERVFTNLESMIQQFKLFSQGFNAPPGEIYCGTEAHKGELGFYIVSTGGGKPYRLKIRAPSFIHMGAFDHMSKGYMISDAVTIFGTYDIVMGECDR; encoded by the coding sequence ATGGCACAGTTCGAAGATCAAAGAACCACCGTCTATAAAATCGACCCGGAGCACCCTGAGAGCGAAACGCTTCCCACGCTTCGGACCGAGGAACTCCTGCTCAACATGGGCCCTCAACACCCCAGCACTCATGGAGTGTTGAAGGTCATTTTGGAGTTGGAAGGCGAGCGATTGGTCAAGTCGACTCCAGTGATGGGCTTTCTCCACCGCGGCGTGGAAAAGCTGGCCGAAGAAGGAACCTACCATCAGTTCATCCCACACACCGATCGCCTCGACTATGTGTGCGCGATGTATAACAACTTTGCCTACTGCCGGGCAGTTGAAAAATTGATGAACATCACCGTGCCGGATCGCGCGGAGTATCTACGTACGATCGTCGCGGAGATTCAACGCATTATCGGTCACCAGTTCTGGCTGGGTACGCAAGCCCTTGATATCGGTGCGATGACTGTCTTCTTTTATTGCTTCCGGGACCGGGAAATTTTACTCGACTGGTTCGACGAACTCTGCGGAGCCCGTCTTACAACCAGCTGGTACCGCATTGGCGGTGTGGAGAGGGATTTCACGCCGTCGTTGTTCGCCAAACTCAAGCAATTTCTCGACTACTTCCCACCGAAGATCGACGAATACGTCATCTTCCTCGAGAAGAATCGTATCTGGCTCGCACGGACCAAGGGGGTAGCCGTTATTTCAGCAGAAGATGCATTGAGCTTTGGCTTAAGCGGACCAACATTACGAGGCTCTGGCGTTGATTTCGATCTTCGCAAATACGAGCCCTATTCCGCTTATCCCAAGTGTGAATTCAGCGTTCCTGTCGGCAAGAACGGCGACACGTACGATCGGTACTGGATTCGCGTACAGGAGCTTTACGAGAGCGTGAAAATTATCCGCCAGTGCCTTGAACAGATTCAGGAAGGGCCGATCATGGCCGACGTGCCCAGCGTGACCCTGCCGCCGAAGGAGCGCGTGTTCACAAACCTGGAATCCATGATTCAGCAATTCAAATTGTTCTCCCAGGGATTCAATGCCCCTCCGGGGGAAATTTACTGCGGGACCGAGGCGCACAAGGGCGAATTGGGCTTCTATATCGTCAGCACGGGCGGTGGGAAGCCGTACCGGCTGAAAATTCGTGCTCCCTCATTTATCCACATGGGGGCATTCGATCATATGTCGAAAGGCTATATGATCTCTGATGCCGTGACGATTTTCGGAACGTACGACATCGTCATGGGAGAATGTGACAGATAA
- a CDS encoding NADH-quinone oxidoreductase subunit C, with the protein MSQLAQRIENTFPGACTKVVEWRGDLAVTVKPETLHDVARFLRDDPALRFDYIVHVSSVDWPDDEERFEVVYEVYSIRTRQRIRLKTRVPESDCIVDSLTDVWKGADFMEREVYDMMGIRFRNHPDLRRILMPDEYEEGYPLRKDFPLRGKGWRDTFDFLDEPSR; encoded by the coding sequence ATGAGTCAACTCGCACAACGCATCGAGAACACGTTCCCCGGCGCCTGCACGAAAGTGGTGGAGTGGCGCGGAGACCTCGCCGTCACTGTGAAGCCTGAAACCTTGCACGATGTGGCCCGGTTTCTGCGAGACGACCCCGCCTTGCGCTTTGACTACATCGTCCATGTCAGCTCCGTCGACTGGCCCGACGACGAAGAGCGGTTTGAAGTCGTCTACGAAGTCTACTCCATTCGCACACGACAACGGATTCGCTTAAAAACTCGAGTGCCGGAATCGGATTGTATTGTGGATTCCCTGACCGACGTCTGGAAAGGCGCCGACTTCATGGAACGCGAAGTCTATGACATGATGGGCATCCGGTTTCGGAACCATCCCGATCTTCGCCGGATTCTGATGCCGGACGAATACGAGGAAGGATATCCCCTGCGCAAAGACTTTCCGCTTCGCGGCAAAGGCTGGCGGGACACGTTTGACTTTTTGGATGAACCAAGCCGTTAG
- a CDS encoding NADH-quinone oxidoreductase subunit B — protein sequence MGLIQLGGHDKDGSPDVITLTVEKAVNWARKGSLWPMTFGLACCAIEMIAAVSSRYDMDRYGAGVFRASPRQSDLMIVAGTVCRRMAPVIRKIYDQMPEPKYVIAMGSCATSGNIYDSYSVVQGVDRFVPVDIYVPGCPPTPEALFDGILKLQERIMQKRVFLSQPKEVKDALKV from the coding sequence ATGGGATTAATTCAACTGGGCGGCCACGATAAGGACGGCTCTCCCGATGTCATCACCCTCACGGTTGAAAAGGCTGTGAATTGGGCCAGAAAAGGGTCCTTGTGGCCCATGACCTTCGGACTTGCCTGCTGCGCCATTGAAATGATTGCGGCTGTCTCCTCCCGCTACGACATGGATCGTTATGGAGCAGGGGTATTCCGAGCGTCCCCCCGCCAGTCCGACCTCATGATCGTCGCAGGCACCGTGTGCCGGCGCATGGCCCCCGTGATTCGCAAAATCTACGATCAGATGCCTGAACCGAAGTACGTGATTGCCATGGGTTCCTGCGCCACATCAGGAAACATCTACGACAGTTATAGCGTGGTGCAGGGAGTCGATCGATTCGTGCCGGTTGACATTTATGTACCGGGATGTCCTCCAACTCCGGAAGCCCTATTCGATGGCATTCTGAAATTGCAGGAGCGCATTATGCAAAAGCGTGTGTTCCTATCCCAACCCAAAGAAGTGAAGGACGCGCTGAAGGTCTGA
- a CDS encoding NADH-quinone oxidoreductase subunit A, whose translation MAGSELLLEYLSRYFPILVFVFIALAFGAGTLLISYFVQPKYPEPEKLSTYECGSEPFSDARMPFPVRYYIFAMLFVIFDVEVIFLYPWAIVFNKIGLIGLIEMLIFIGLFLVAYVYAWRKGALEWD comes from the coding sequence ATGGCCGGTTCCGAGCTCCTCTTAGAGTACCTAAGCCGATATTTTCCTATATTGGTCTTTGTGTTCATCGCACTTGCGTTCGGCGCTGGCACGCTCCTTATCAGCTACTTCGTTCAACCGAAGTATCCCGAGCCCGAGAAGCTCTCTACCTATGAGTGCGGATCTGAGCCATTTTCTGACGCCAGAATGCCGTTTCCCGTCCGTTATTATATTTTCGCCATGCTGTTTGTGATTTTCGACGTGGAAGTCATCTTTCTCTATCCCTGGGCCATTGTCTTTAACAAGATCGGCCTCATCGGCCTGATCGAAATGTTGATCTTTATCGGTCTTTTCCTCGTCGCCTATGTCTACGCGTGGCGAAAAGGAGCGCTGGAATGGGATTAA
- a CDS encoding OmpA family protein, which produces MRRFSIPIRPPARLWLHEGIRFRSHDNTRSHLNQTIVLPDGFLTTPCCLLRLLQATLLGVINMRTLSMRASLTILSYSLMAVTAVPVYAQNAQSVRLGEAALTYAAGSIRQDMPIEGLINVITGDNQLSGNRMMLGWSGTDTLYLKLKNPGEAALGDLYTVYRRSRKVFHPITKQYLGYVINRVGVVKVVQPDPVLVGVQVVRSYAPLSPGDPVMRFTPPAAEEVSEPASSGPDVEGMIVELQADKHMSLVSQGNVVYLDKGHDDGLRSGDSMEVFRTGGGLPERKIGEVRVLATEPHTATAVLSKASARALVGDRLRSKHAFPVEALQSDGGEVDLPTSTAQPVMVSKAEASISNANEARSTGKVKVEAVRGTRRLNLDDLADQLEYESGEIKVKPAGVPILEKLTEYLTTTAGDQQVRVEGHSDNMEIGPSLKGVFPTNWELSKARATEIVRYLVEKGGMDSAKLSAMGYGASRPVASNGTEEGRRRNRRIEVVLESLEEVAPTQPLKAPAGEKQSGSAQFTYNQIDSAPVNHAVMPVSETPSGPVPLDVPTDSGTVPPGNGAPASPADGIPPSPAPGS; this is translated from the coding sequence ATGCGTCGTTTCTCGATTCCCATTCGGCCGCCTGCCCGATTGTGGCTCCACGAGGGTATTCGGTTTCGATCTCACGATAACACCCGGAGTCACCTGAATCAAACCATTGTGCTGCCAGACGGTTTCTTGACAACCCCTTGCTGTTTGCTAAGGTTGCTACAGGCAACCCTCCTAGGTGTGATCAATATGAGGACATTATCTATGCGCGCCAGCCTGACCATCCTCTCCTACAGTCTCATGGCCGTAACGGCTGTCCCTGTTTACGCGCAGAATGCGCAAAGCGTGCGACTGGGTGAGGCAGCGCTGACCTATGCCGCCGGGTCGATTCGGCAGGACATGCCAATCGAGGGTCTCATTAATGTCATTACCGGCGATAATCAATTGTCAGGCAACCGGATGATGCTAGGGTGGTCCGGAACGGATACGCTGTATCTCAAACTGAAAAATCCGGGCGAAGCGGCGCTTGGTGATCTGTACACCGTATATCGGCGCTCTCGGAAAGTGTTCCATCCCATTACGAAGCAGTACCTCGGGTATGTCATCAATCGGGTCGGCGTCGTGAAGGTCGTCCAGCCGGATCCGGTGCTGGTGGGAGTGCAGGTGGTTCGGTCGTACGCACCACTGTCACCCGGTGACCCGGTCATGCGCTTTACGCCTCCTGCCGCGGAGGAGGTCAGCGAGCCAGCCTCTTCAGGGCCGGATGTCGAAGGTATGATCGTCGAGCTACAGGCCGACAAACACATGTCACTCGTGTCACAGGGAAATGTGGTGTACCTCGATAAGGGGCACGACGATGGCCTCCGGTCCGGAGACTCTATGGAAGTGTTTCGTACCGGCGGTGGACTTCCCGAGCGAAAGATCGGCGAGGTGAGAGTACTTGCGACAGAGCCTCACACGGCGACTGCGGTATTGTCCAAGGCTTCGGCCCGTGCTCTGGTCGGAGACCGACTTCGTTCCAAGCATGCCTTCCCCGTCGAAGCTCTGCAGTCTGACGGAGGAGAAGTCGATCTTCCGACGTCAACCGCGCAGCCGGTGATGGTTTCGAAGGCGGAAGCTTCTATCTCCAATGCGAATGAAGCCCGTTCGACTGGCAAGGTGAAAGTTGAGGCGGTTCGGGGAACGAGGAGGCTCAACCTCGATGATCTCGCGGATCAGTTGGAGTATGAGTCCGGGGAAATCAAGGTCAAACCCGCTGGGGTGCCCATTCTTGAGAAATTGACGGAATATTTGACGACGACGGCCGGCGATCAGCAGGTTCGCGTCGAAGGGCACTCCGATAACATGGAAATCGGTCCGTCCTTGAAAGGCGTATTTCCCACCAATTGGGAATTATCCAAGGCCCGCGCGACCGAAATCGTACGGTATTTGGTCGAAAAGGGTGGCATGGATTCCGCGAAACTGTCTGCGATGGGCTATGGAGCGAGCCGTCCGGTTGCCAGTAACGGGACCGAAGAGGGACGAAGGAGAAACCGCCGCATTGAAGTCGTACTTGAGTCGCTCGAAGAGGTGGCACCAACGCAACCGCTGAAGGCGCCGGCCGGTGAAAAGCAGTCGGGGTCGGCACAGTTTACGTACAACCAAATAGATTCGGCGCCGGTGAATCACGCTGTCATGCCGGTGTCGGAGACCCCGTCTGGACCGGTTCCGTTGGATGTGCCGACGGATTCTGGCACGGTGCCCCCTGGCAATGGAGCGCCGGCCTCTCCCGCTGACGGAATTCCACCATCGCCTGCTCCAGGCTCGTAG